gacgagccGTACCTGGGGGGATGGTTATTCCGAAGATGTGCTCGTTCTCTCTTATACAGGCTGAAGCGGCCTCAAGGCTCTCCAGACTTCCGGTCTGCCGGACATCTTCAATGAGCCGTTGCAGCTGCCGTGTCACCATCCCCATTGCGGCTAGCGACTAATAGAACCGTGAAATCAGTTCGTTGATACGTTCTACGATGCCCTGACCTTCGGCAGCCTCCTAACCGGCACGAGACgtctcgttcgtttcctGCGTGCAATTAATTAGGTGCTCAGTGGTCAATGGTGCTGCCGGAATTGAATCCCATTCTCCATTTTGCGCCTGCCGAGCGATGTTGCGAAATCAGGACTGCAAAATTTTGCTGAGGCGGCCTCGCCTGAGTCTCCACTGACCGGATTGCCGCCTTCAAATTCCTTACCGCTGGAAATAGAATTTCCAACGGAAGCAGTATATCTGTTCGATTTCTGTGTTCAGATCGATGCCGGATAACTTGATCCGTTTGGTTTGCATAGATGCTGATGTTCGCGTTCCGGTGGCTGTGACAGGACTACGAAAAGGCACACAAGCGTGGTCACGCATCCTCGAGGGCCCCGAAACATTTCGTGGGGCGTACATGTGGCTTGAGAAATGCGTCCGAACATGATCAACGTTAGAAGAAAAAGTGGCTGGTTTCACCAATAATCGCAACAGCCAAATCGGTTGTCCTAGTAGTCGGCACGAGATTCATCAGCTTACGCCAGGGTCTCGACACTACGCTGTGTGGGCTGTACGCAGACCTCATTtatttgtttttcttttcctgtctgGGGATTGCGAAACACGGTACAATTGAGCGCCCAAAGCGGTGCTTCCTCTCAGGAGACTGTCGACGATGCTGTTGCCCGAATGACTCTTGATCGGCTGTTGTGGATGGAAACTCCGTTCAAACGAAAGTGGTTACACGTCTAGTTTGAGCATGTTTTGCTTATGCCTCCCATGCGAATCGCACTAGCAACCCGAAAAAAAAACCTTGAGATGGGTGTCGCTGGATAAAGAAAAAGCTTTCTGCATGTGAAGAATGCCGTGTTCAAAATGTCACAAGCACAGAGGACAAGCGCGAAGGTTCGTGTGTTTACACGACTCAGACCACTTTTTAGCTCTGAGGtaagagagagatagaccAGCATTCGCatgtagatgcatatatttCATAAAATTGATATATGGGTGGACTCTGTCGCTTCTAGCTTGATACTATACTCAGAAGCCCTCACTTGCACTCTCCCTTTCATTATACCTCCCAGAACGCGtatctacgtatatatatatatatatatatatatatgcatattcatacatatatatacacgtctGCACACAGTTGGCCTCTGAAGCGTAACGGTTTTTTGGCCCACAAGCGAGCTTTAGGATCGCATGTAAAACTGCGCCAGCAGGGTTCTGCAGGGTTCCACAGCCCCAGAGGACTAAAACCCAATATTGATTGATTTCGTATCTTTCCGGCGCGCTTCGCAGAAGAAACATCAATGACAAAGTTGTGCTCAATGCGGATTCATGCAATATTCAGCGACAAGAAGGCCACCTGTGTGGGTGGACAGTATCGCCGGAGCAAACGCAGATTTACCCGATAACCAATCCCGGGGCGCAGTGCGACCTTGAAGAACAGCTTTTGCCACATGCCATTGATAAGAACGGCCATTTAGTCTACCAGTTTGACAGATGCTTTGATGACACAGGTGCGTTAGGCCTGTTCACGAAACACGTTCGTCGCGACTACgaagcctctcttctccacgttTCTAGCTGTAGCGCTTGTTTAGACGTCCACGCTGCGTTCGTATGAGGAGAGTTTCAGTGTCACGCGGGGTTGTGCAGCGTCAACGAAGGAGATTTTCGAGTGGATTGCGAAGCCTTTGATTGAGCCCCTTCTCAATGGTAAGAACGCGGACGATCCGCAGGTGAGGCTTGCTCTAAAGTCCCTTGACTTGATACTTCGGATCGGACACTGTGAAGCAAGGTAACCCACATTCCATGCGCGAAACTGAAGTCAAGACGACAACACGGTTTCAGGTGACATTCCAGTGAGATCGACTGGCATGGCAACCACTGTCGTTCTACCAGCAAGCGCGACGTGTGCTTTCTCTATCAGGAGTAAACGGCAGCATCCTAACTTATGGTCAGACGGGCAGTGGCAAGACTCACAGTATCTTTGGTACCTTCAAGGACGCCGGCTTGATCGAGCTCGCCGCCAGAGGTAAGAAACCATGTAGAGTGGATAGAACGTTCACAGGCCTGAGGAAAAAGACAGTGAGACTCCCTTCAAACCGACATGTTTGTTCCTTTATCGTGTTAGTGCCTTAGCGTGGAGACGACCTGCCACCCTCTGTCAGCACAGATCGTCCATGTCCACCGATGTCGACTGCTTCGGTCACCTTTAGAGGCCCAGCCCATTTCATTTCCCCTGTGAGACGAAGATGGCGGTGCTATATCCTGGTTTGTTTTCCTGTAGAAATTTTCTCTCGGATTAAAAACTGCCGACGAGGACAGCTGCATCGCCACGGTCCCTGTGCAGGTTCAAGGACACAAACCCCCAACGCGGGTCGAGAAATACATGACCGACCAGGAACAATATTTACAGTCAAGGTCTCTTACATTGAGATATATATGGAGCGTGTGAACGATCTTCTCCAAGACGGACAAAGAGGCAACAAATATCAAGCGGAAAATCTGCCGGTAAACAGTCTCACAGTCGGACCCATTATTTTTTTCGAACCGTCCATCTGGTTGGTCCGGCCACCGACGAATCAGAACACATATTTGCTCATGGAATGTGTTCTGTTTTTGTACTGGAACTCACTTTATCGTCATAGCGAGGCACTGGACACACTCCCGGGTGACTGTCAAACTGCCTCCACACAAAGACCACGGGGAAGTGACCCCGAGCCTACAACAACCAAAGAAACGCGGAGGAGGTAAACATGGTTTCTTGAAAGAAAGGAGGTTTCCATGGCAATTTGCTACGAACTCTGCCGAACAGCGTTCCTCTGTGCTGAAATCTGCTGGTCAGCCCACGGGTGAATGACCGCTGTATCGAGGAGCAACCGACACGTTTACTGCCTCACCTGATGTGCCTCCTTGTGAATTGCAGGTCAAGGAGGATCCCTTCAAAGGCTTCTACGTTCAGGGCATGCACGAGCAGGAAGTAGAAACGGTGTCGGATGTGCTTCACACGTTGCAACAGTGAGTTGCCTTAGGGCATTCCCTTTTACATTGCTTGTATAAATCATAAATAAATACTGTGGGATTTCTGTGCTGTACCTCAGCCGTCAAAATCATTTTACAGGGCACCAATCGCGGAGTGAATCAGCCCTGTGTGAATTGCCGTGCCGTGCTTTTCACGCGGCTACGCAGCATCACCTTTCGCAGGAACTATGGTAGACAAGCTCTTCATCCATATATCCAATGCTGTGCGCGCCGGCGTTTGCTCATGTCCGCGGACCATTCTGAATGTTGGTGGAATATATTCACGGACGCGGGTCGACAGCCCAATTAAAAAGTCAGATCATTAGAAAAGGTGTGTTTGAGGTTTTGCTGAACTGATGTCGCCACTTGTGGACATATGACTCAGAGCTGATCGGAAGAGGAGGTTTGCGAGGACTGATTTCAACGCAATGTCATCCAGGTAAACGCCTTACTACACACACCCAGTTCACACAGATTTTATTGGCTTAGATGTAACGGATGTCGACGCTTGGATACAGCTAGAGACTTGCTCTATCACTCGGGCGACGGACCGCTCAAAGTGTCGTTCCTGGGCTCGGACTTGTTTAGCAGGTTCTGCGCTTTCACTGCAACGCGCCGGCCGTATGGCTCTTGCGGATGTGACATGATTATTGGTTCGAATGAAGTTTTGCAATATGGGGGGACTACGGTGTCTGAAGACAGCCATGCGCCTAGGACACAGGATCGTATTTTGGAATCACTTCGGCACTGCAggtgttcttttttctcttcaggtCGCATGTCATCTTTTCGATCATTGTGGAAAGCTTTACCCCAGTAGACACATCGCTGAAGAATGCCAGAGGAACCGAGGCAGTTGGAATATGGAGAACAGCCAGACTAAGCCTGGTGGATCTAGCGGGAAGTGAAAGACTGGCAATCCGCCGGCGCCCCTACACAAGCGCACGACTGAGCTCCCAGCCTGATCTGCAAGCACGAGTAAGCGCTAGGCTCTGGCATGGCGACACATGAGAGGAAATGCTCTGGTGGAGAACATTCAGAACTCATCCGTTCCCTGAAGGGGTCAATTTTACCGGCCATGTCCATTTGGTGGCGTGAGGCTCGACAGCTAACAACGTGTCTACAGGGAacgcctctttttcttctttcttcctcttaAACCTTGGCTCAGCCCAGGAGATAAAAGCATTTTTGGACACTGCTATCTTAATAAAGAACCTTTTTCGTTTGTCGGACGCATCAGTGGTTGCATTCACAGTATCGCACTACAGACCCGCGGGGAAATTGAATTTCGTTTGTCAAATTTATGTTGTGCGGATATGCTGCAGCGAAGATCTGAAGAGGGGAAAATGATAAATAAatcgcttttcttcctcaggtGATGACAGCATCTTCTTTCGTCCGTTCGCTTGTGTTGACTTGTGGCCTCTTAGAAGACCTTCTCTCGAATGCGCCATCGCTTTGTTAGCTACTAAAACGTTCGCTTTGCTGATCCAGAATACAACAGAACCGATGAGGCGAGTAGCGCATTTCCGGTGGAGTCGTGGGAGTATTAACTGCTTGCGCTGGGGTGTCTGTtcaaaaagagaagagggctACGAAAGGCGTAACTCATGTATGGGTGCCGCCCCTTGATCACTTTCTCAGCTCGATTCGGTATTGTGGTGTGCCCTTCACTTGCAGCCAGTGTATTGGCATGCTAACTCGGCGTACCTCTTCAGCAACACCGGTAAACGCCAGGGAAAGTGTTATGCAGAAGCATGGTCTTGCGCCGGTCACATTAGTTTCATCTCTACCGAACAAAAAGCGTGACACGGAGCAACCCGCCGCTAGCATTATTATTACAGTCCTCTATGCTTCGAGACCACTGGTGCTTTGAAAAGTAACATGATTCCGAAAGCAGGTCTCTGCTGCCAGTGACTTCGGGCTCGTCCCAGCTGAACGATGCCGTAGCTGCTCTCCGAAGGCAAGCACAACGAAACAACCAAAAGTTCGGTGCAAGACACCGTGTAGCCAGGTCTGACGGAACATAGCTCCTGTGAACGCACAACATTGTTTCCTGAATTCCCAGAGGTGTTTGATGCAGGGAAGGGTCGTATCATCGATGGTAAGGCAGATTCCGTATCGTCACTCGAAGCTGACCAGGATCCTTGCCGTAAGCATATTACGACTGCAGTTTCTCGTCCAAAAGATGTTAGGGGAATTTCCGCTGCCCGAAGCATTTGTCAAAAGATAAGGATTTTTCGTTTTTATTGCACGGCTGAAGGAAGCCTAACCATGTCATAATCACCAAACTGAGTCGGTTCGAGTTCACAGTTCAGAACGTGGTGAATGTCCAAGACCCGATACCCGCAAGTCTCTCGCGTAGTTTCTAGCAAACATACAGCGATGACGCACTTCGGAGAATACCGAGGGATTTCGCGAACGTGTTTTTGTTATCAGCACCAAGCGCAGAACCACTAAGTATCCGAGAACCGAATGCCGCTGCCCGCAAAATATGCAGAAGCGTGAGCGTTACATCCAAGTGGTTTCTGTGAATCCACATTGTGCATGGCTCAGTCGACTCTGGGGGGAAACGCGAatgtcgctctcctcgtcaCGTTGCATCCGTCACACAAGTACGCCGATGTCACCCACAACTCGCTCAAGTTCGCCCAACGCGTCGGCTGCCTGAGAGTTCATGCTCAGACGAACTGTCACACAACAAAGGAACACTCCGTCATTCTGCGCCAGAAGAAGATCATTGAACAGTAAGGAAACCGCAGAGGTTTTTGTGCTCGGGAGGGCATCTCTTCTTTGAGTTCTTAGGCAGCCAAAACATGGTGTCACTATTGCGCCTAAGGGGAAGGTAAATGCTATTTTCAGGAGTGGGTGACGACGCCTAATCATTCTGGTTGTCCAGTCATCTGACGACGGCCCACGATCCGAAGCCGAGTTAGGTAGATAGCATTGCTGCAATCATTGGGAAACCGAAGGAAGGAGGCCATGCGCGATCTGTGTGAGAATGCCTCCACAGCTTCTGCTGGCCGGCTTGCTGTATCCGGCTTTTCGTGCAGGCTTCGGGCAGAGCTACAAAACTCTCAGAAGCAGGTGTGACGTCTACGGATGCATAACGAGTATcccagaaaagagagcaTAACGAGCACCAAGGCAATAAGTATATGACGCCTTTCCCTGGAAGAGTCATGCACCGAAAACGACTCACGGGGTTGAACCCCTTTGGACTTCCATTTCAGACACGCCTCTTTCTGGACGTGTCGCCAGTTTTGTGGTGCGACTCCCACTGCCCACTTTTCCACATGCTAGCTGCTTCACTATCCACTTCGTCCGCGCTAAGAAATACGGTCGTGGCGGTATCGTCCTGCATCTCCACTACCACGCCTTCCCGTGCCTGGGCCAACCCTCGTCAGAaaatctgtttcttctgcctaTATGATGCAGCTTCCCCAACCATCGCAAGGGATTGCGGAGCAATCGGAAGAGATGAACAGATTAAAAGCTG
This Toxoplasma gondii ME49 chromosome VIII, whole genome shotgun sequence DNA region includes the following protein-coding sequences:
- a CDS encoding kinesin motor domain-containing protein (encoded by transcript TGME49_274020), whose translation is MPCSKCHKHRGQARRFVCLHDSDHFLALRRNINDKVVLNADSCNIQRQEGHLCGWTVSPEQTQIYPITNPGAQCDLEEQLLPHAIDKNGHLVYQFDRCFDDTASTKEIFEWIAKPLIEPLLNGVNGSILTYGQTGSGKTHSIFGTFKDAGLIELAARGSRTQTPNAGREIHDRPGTIFTVKVSYIEIYMERVNDLLQDGQRGNKYQAENLPVKEDPFKGFYVQGMHEQEVETVSDVLHTLQQADRKRRFARTDFNAMSSRSHVIFSIIVESFTPVDTSLKNARGTEAVGIWRTARLSLVDLAGSERLAIRRRPYTSARLSSQPDLQARSTLGGNANVALLVTLHPSHKYADVTHNSLKFAQRVGCLRVHAQTNCHTTKEHSVILRQKKIIEQLRAELQNSQKQV